One stretch of Pseudomonas fragi DNA includes these proteins:
- the ccoP gene encoding cytochrome-c oxidase, cbb3-type subunit III — translation MTTFWSLYVTVLTLGTIFALTWLLLATRKGQRSEQTDEKVGHAFDGIEEYDNPMPKWWFMLFVGTVIFALGYLVLYPGLGNWKGLLPGYQYLDTKEQTPFANGQTGWTGVHEWEKEMAKSDAKFGPIFAKFAAMPIEEVAKDPQALKMGGRLFASNCSVCHGSDAKGAYGFPNLTDADWRWGGTPADIKTTIMAGRHAVMPGWSEVIGEQGVSDVAAYVLTSLDGRKLPEGAKADPAKGKEIYATNCAVCHGPEGKGNPLMGAPNLTHPGAFIYGSSFAQLQQTIRYGRQGQMPAQADLQGNDKVHLLAAYVYSLSHGDEAKADE, via the coding sequence ATGACTACGTTCTGGAGTCTGTACGTTACAGTCCTCACTCTGGGTACCATCTTCGCCCTGACCTGGCTGTTGCTGGCCACCCGCAAGGGCCAGCGCAGCGAGCAGACCGACGAGAAAGTCGGCCACGCGTTCGACGGCATCGAAGAGTACGACAACCCAATGCCGAAATGGTGGTTCATGCTGTTTGTGGGCACCGTGATTTTCGCCCTCGGCTACCTCGTGCTGTACCCGGGCCTGGGCAACTGGAAAGGCCTGCTGCCAGGCTATCAGTACCTGGACACCAAAGAGCAGACGCCGTTTGCCAATGGCCAGACCGGCTGGACCGGGGTGCATGAGTGGGAAAAGGAAATGGCCAAGTCGGACGCCAAGTTTGGGCCGATCTTCGCCAAATTCGCAGCCATGCCCATTGAAGAAGTGGCCAAGGACCCGCAAGCACTGAAAATGGGTGGCCGCCTGTTCGCCTCCAACTGCTCGGTGTGCCACGGTTCCGACGCCAAGGGCGCTTACGGCTTTCCTAACCTGACCGACGCCGACTGGCGCTGGGGCGGTACACCGGCCGACATCAAGACCACCATCATGGCCGGCCGTCACGCGGTCATGCCGGGCTGGTCGGAAGTGATCGGCGAGCAAGGCGTCAGCGACGTTGCCGCCTATGTGCTGACCAGCCTCGACGGGCGCAAGCTGCCGGAAGGCGCGAAAGCCGACCCTGCCAAAGGCAAGGAAATCTATGCGACCAACTGTGCGGTTTGCCACGGGCCTGAAGGCAAGGGCAACCCGCTGATGGGCGCGCCCAACCTGACTCACCCCGGGGCGTTTATCTACGGTTCGAGCTTTGCTCAACTGCAGCAGACCATCCGTTACGGCCGTCAGGGCCAGATGCCTGCCCAGGCTGACCTGCAAGGCAACGACAAGGTTCACTTGCTGGCCGCCTATGTTTACAGCCTGTCCCATGGCGATGAGGCCAAGGCAGACGAGTAA
- a CDS encoding CcoQ/FixQ family Cbb3-type cytochrome c oxidase assembly chaperone, whose translation MDIGMIRGLGTVVVMVAFIGLALWVFSPRRKSEFDDATLLPFKDDPEAIKHVEQEQASRSNKE comes from the coding sequence ATGGATATCGGGATGATTCGTGGCCTGGGCACTGTCGTCGTGATGGTGGCTTTTATCGGTTTGGCATTGTGGGTCTTCAGCCCGCGACGCAAGTCAGAATTTGACGACGCGACCCTGTTGCCGTTCAAGGATGATCCCGAAGCCATCAAGCACGTCGAGCAAGAGCAAGCTTCTAGGAGTAACAAAGAATGA